A single genomic interval of Flavobacteriales bacterium harbors:
- a CDS encoding M28 family peptidase, whose protein sequence is MQVILAGPDLRDALLAGAGWTEARLVKRARKRPVTVPFAPDLVLSATPLKSELISENVLAYVEGGDLKDELVVVTAHYDHIGKEGSEVYNGADDDGSGTVALLEMAEAFARAKADGQGPRRSVLFMPVSAEEKGLLGSQYYSEHPVFPLDRTVADLNIDMIGRRDSAHATGAPYVYVIGSDRMSTELHALNEQANRTYTGLELDYTFNAPDDPNKYYYRSDHYNFTRNGVPAIFYFSGVHEDYHGPGDEVDKILPDLLEQRTRLVFHTAWLLANRPERIVVDRPEGGK, encoded by the coding sequence TTGCAGGTGATCCTGGCGGGGCCCGACCTCCGCGATGCACTGCTGGCCGGTGCCGGATGGACGGAGGCCCGCCTGGTGAAACGCGCCCGGAAACGTCCGGTCACCGTTCCGTTCGCACCGGACCTGGTGCTGAGCGCCACTCCGTTGAAAAGCGAGCTCATCAGCGAGAACGTGTTGGCTTATGTGGAGGGCGGCGACCTCAAGGACGAACTGGTAGTGGTGACCGCGCATTACGACCACATCGGCAAGGAGGGCAGCGAGGTGTACAACGGGGCGGATGATGATGGCAGCGGCACGGTGGCGCTACTGGAAATGGCCGAGGCGTTCGCGCGGGCGAAGGCCGATGGTCAGGGCCCGCGCCGCAGCGTGCTCTTCATGCCGGTGAGCGCCGAGGAGAAGGGCCTGCTGGGTTCGCAGTACTACAGTGAGCATCCGGTCTTCCCCCTGGACCGCACGGTGGCCGACCTCAACATCGACATGATCGGACGCCGGGACAGTGCCCACGCCACCGGCGCACCGTACGTGTATGTGATCGGCAGCGACCGGATGAGCACCGAGCTGCATGCGCTCAACGAGCAGGCCAACCGCACCTACACCGGGCTGGAGCTCGACTACACCTTCAACGCACCGGACGATCCCAACAAGTACTACTACCGCAGCGACCACTACAACTTCACGCGCAACGGGGTGCCGGCCATCTTCTACTTCAGCGGTGTGCACGAGGACTACCATGGCCCCGGCGACGAGGTGGACAAGATCCTGCCCGACCTGCTGGAGCAACGCACCCGCCTGGTGTTCCACACCGCCTGGTTGCTGGCCAACCGGCCCGAACGGATCGTGGTGGACCGCCCCGAGGGCGGCAAGTAG